A genome region from Geoalkalibacter sp. includes the following:
- the hgcB gene encoding mercury methylation ferredoxin HgcB, translating to MRELRYLDNVATLELDAQTCIGCGLCAQVCPHAVFEIAEQKARVVERNRCMECGACAKNCPVAALKVKAGVGCAGAIIHSWLTGEPPSCDCTGGSC from the coding sequence ATGAGGGAATTACGCTACCTCGACAATGTCGCCACCTTGGAACTCGATGCGCAAACCTGCATCGGCTGCGGCCTTTGCGCCCAGGTCTGTCCGCACGCGGTGTTCGAGATCGCCGAACAAAAAGCCCGCGTCGTCGAGCGCAATCGCTGCATGGAATGCGGCGCCTGCGCGAAAAACTGTCCGGTCGCGGCGCTCAAGGTCAAGGCAGGGGTCGGCTGCGCCGGCGCCATCATTCACAGCTGGCTGACCGGTGAGCCGCCGAGCTGCGATTGCACGGGCGGCAGTTGCTGA